The Streptomyces armeniacus genomic interval GCCCGGCTGACGGCGCACCAGGACGTACACCATCACCGCGAGCCCGGCGGCCAGCAGGAAGGCGGGCGCGACCGAGGCGGCGAACAGCGCGCCGGTCGACACCCCGGCGATGCCCGCGTACACGACCGCGGGGATGCTCGGCGGCATGACCGGGCCGATCAGGCTGGACGCCGCGGTGATGCCGACGGCGAAGCGCTTGGGGTAGCCCCTGCGGACCATCGCGGGCACCTCGACCTTGCCGAGCCCGGCGGCGTCGGCGAGCGCGGAGCCGCTCATCCAGGAGAAGCCCAGGCTGACGCCGATGTTGACGTAGCCGAGGCTGCCCCGTACGCGGCCGATGGCCGCCAGCGCGAAGTCGAAGATGCGGTCGGCGATGCCGGACCGGTTGGCCACCACCCCGACCAGGATGAACAGTGGCACGGCCAGCAGCGGGAAGCTGTCGATGGAGTCGACGACCTGACGGGTGCTCAGGCCCAGCGAGTAGCCGTTCATCGTCACGTACGTGAGCGAGGGCCCGAGCAGCGCGAAGGCGACCGGCACACGCAGCAGGAGCAGCACGGCGATGGAGGCGGCCAGCAGCGGCATGGTCATGCGTCAGGGCTCCTCGTGTTCGGCCGGTCCGGCGTCCGGCGCGGCGCCGTGGACGGCGGGGGCGTGGACGGCGGGGCCGTCGTCGGTCTCCGGCTCCGGCAGGAAGACGGCGACCACGGAGCGGACGGTGGTCAGCAGCAGCCCCGCGAGGGGGATCACGTAGAGCCAGCCGAGCGGCATGTCCAGGGCGGGCGACGTCTGCTGCGAACCGTCGGTGACCAGCGCGTACGCCTCGTACGCGAGGTTCAGGCAGACGACCGCCACCGTCAGGTTGGCGAAGATGCCCACCAGCCTCAGGACCCGCGGGCCCGCGACGGTGTCGACCACCTTGAGCGTGACGTGGCCGTCGCGCGCGGCCAGATGGCCGGCCATGGCGAACGTCAGCCAGACGAGGCCGAACTGCGCCAGTTCGCCGGTCCACACCCAGCCGCCGCCGGGCAGGTACCGCTGCGCCGCCTGCAGCAGCGTCAGCACGAAGATCAGCGCCAGCAGCAGCCCGCCCACGGCGGCCTCGGCCGCCGACAGCCGGCGGAGCACGGCGGGCCGTGCACGCTGCCGGGGGGTCGCCTCGTCACCGGTCACGTGCGTCCTCCCGCCAACTCGTGAGGTTGATCCAGGACTTGCCCGGCGCCGTACGGGCCTGGGCGAAGGCGTCCGCGGCCCGTTCGGGCGGGGTCTCCGCGTGCAGGACCCGGCCGGGCGCGAGTCCGCCGTCCGCGGCCAGGGCCGCGAGGGTGGCGGCGAAGTCGCCGGGGTGGTCGTAGATGAGGGAGCCCCTGACCACGAGCTGACGGCGGGCCAGCGCCATGGTGGACAGCGGTACGGGCCGCGCGCCCATGCCGATCATGACGACGGTGCCGCCGGTGGCCACGGCGCGCTGGGACGTCTCCCACGCCTCCGGCAGGCCCACGGTGTCGAACACCGTCGCGTAGCCCCGCGCCCGCGCCGGGTCCACCGGCTCGGCGCCGATGCTCTCCGCGAGCGCGAGCCTGCCCTCGTGCGGGTCGGTGACGTACGCGCGGGCGCCTGCGGCCAGCAGCGTCTGGCAGACCAGCAGGCCCTGCGAGCCCGCCCCGACGACGAGGCACGCGTCGCCGTCGCCCACGTCCGACCTGCGGACGGCGGAGCGCGCCACCGCGAGGGGCTCGACGCAGGCCAGCGCCTCGTCCGGGACGGTCGCCGGCACCGGCCACGTGAAGCGCGCCGGCACCGCGACGCGTTCGGCGAGCAGCCCGGGCACGTTGATCCCGGCGCTCTGCCGGCGTTCGCAGGCGGAGGTGGTGCCGCTGCGGCAGCCGGGACAGGCCAGGCAGCAGTAGTTGGGCTCGACGACCACGCGCTGGCCGGCCCGGCGGTCGGTGACGGCGGAGCCGACGGCGACGATCTCGCCCCCGCCCTCGTGCCCCATGACCCACGGCAGGTACGGCACCGGGCGAGTGCCGTCGTACACGCTCAGGTCGGAGCCGCAGAGCCCGACGGCCCGTACCGCCACGACGACGTCGGCGGCACCCGGCCGTGGCTCCGGCCAGCCGGCCGCGACCTCGATCCGGCGGGGCCGCGTCAGGACGATCGCTCGCATGAGACCCGTTCCCGTCCTCTCCGAAGTCCGGGCGGCCGGGGGCGCGTTGCTGTGACGGCCGCCACACGTGGCTGGAAGGTTGCGGTGACATTAGGACCGCGGGGGAGGGGTGGCAATCGGTTGCCAAAAGTTGCCACACTGGCCCGCCGGGAGCCGGCGGGCCCGGCCACCTCGGGCGGAGCGGGGAGAGCGGGCAGAGCGGCAAGAGCGGGGAGAGCGAGCGGAGGCGCGGTGCCGGTGAACAGCGGACGCGGCGGCGGCCGGCGGCCGACGATCTACGACGTCGCGCGTGCGGCGGGAGTGGCGGCCTCCACGGTGTCGCGGGCGCTCGCCAAGCCGGACCGCGTCAGCGCACGGACCCGCGAGCACGTACGCGAGGTCGCAGAGCGGCTCGGCTACCAGACCAACCCGCTGGCGCGCGCCCTGCCGTCCGGTCGTACGCAGACCCTCGCGCTGTTCGTCTCGGACATCACCAACCCGCACTTCTTCGGCATCATCCGGGGCGCTGAGCACCAGGCGCGGGCCGCGGGCTGCACGCTGATCGTCGGCGACACGGAGGAGTCACCCGAGGTCGAGGCGCGCAACATCCAGCGGCTCGGGCCCTCGGTCGACGGGTTTGTCATCGCCGCCAGCAGGATGGTGGACAAGCGCATCCGGGAGCTGGCGGAGGGACACCGGCTGACCCTCGTCAGCCGCCAGGTGGACGGCGTGGCCAGCGCGATCGTCGACCACGCGGAGGGCACCCGGCAGATCGTCGAGCACCTGGCCTCGCTCGGCCACCGGTCGGTGGTGTACCTGATCGGCCCGCGCATGTCGTGGCCGGGTGTCCGGCGCTGGCACGCCCTGGCGGCGGCCGCGCACCGGTTCGGGATGTCGGCGGCCAAACTCGGCCCCTTCCCGCCCTCCGTGGCGGGCGGCGCCGCCGCCGCGGACGCCGCGCTGGGCTCCGGCGCCTCGGCGGCCGTCGCGCACAACGACCTCATGGCCATCGGCATGCTCCGCCGGTTCGCCCAGCGCGGCGTCCGCGTGCCCGCGGAGGTCAGCGTGGTGGGCTACGACGACATATTCGGCGCCGACTTCTGCTCTCCGCCGCTGACCACCCTCGCCGGCCCGTTCGAGGAGACCGGCCGGACGGCGGTCGACATGCTGCTGGGCATGCGCGACCAGGAGCCCGCGGGGGCGCCGCACGGCCAGGTGGTGTTCCCCTCGCACCTGGTCATCCGCCACTCCACCGGACCCGCCCCCGCAGCGGGCGCCCCGCCCCGCGCCGGTGCCCGCTGAGGCCCCGCGTACGTTCAGGCCACGTGGACCCCGGTGCCCGCGCGCGTGAGCGCGGCCTGGAGGTCGGCGTCGGCCTCCTGGTCGGTGATGAGGGCGTCGAAGCCGTCGAGGCCGCAGACGCGGTGCGCGGCGGTACGGCCGAACTTGCTGGAGTCGGCGAGGACGTAGCTGGTGGTGGTGTTGTCGAGGATGGCGTGCTTGGTGGCGACCTCGTCGAGGTGGTAGTCGGTCAGGCCGTAGGGGGCGATGCCGCCGGAGCCGATGAAGGCGGCGTCGGCGCGCAGGTTGCCGAAGAACGCCACGGTCTGGGCGTTGGAGCAGGCGAGGTCGCCGGGGCGCAGCCGGCCGCCGCTGACGAGGACGTCGATGCCGGGCCTGGTGCTGACCTCGGCGGCGACGAGGAGCGAGGGCGTGGCGACGACGCCGGTGTGGTCGGCGGGCAGGGCGCGGGCGACTTCCAGTGCGGTGGTGCCGACGTCGATGACGACGGTCTGGTGCGGGCGGACCAGCGCCGCCGCCGCGCGTCCGATGGATTCCTTCTCCGCCGCGTGGGCGCCTGTGCGTTCGGTGAAGGGGGCTTCCTCGCCGACGGGAGCCTGGCGGGTGGTGGCGCCGCCGTGGATGCGCAGGAGTTCGCCGCGCTGTTCGAGGAGCGCGAGGTCGCGCCGTACGGTCTCGTGGGACACGCGCAGGAGCGTGGTGAGGTGGTCGGTGGTGACGAAGTCGAGCCGGGAGAGTTCGGCGACGATCCTGCGGTGGCGTTCTGCGGCAAGCACGCGCGAGCCCTTCCTGACTGTTTCTGTGGATCTCTGACCGCATTCTAGGACGGCAGTACGGCAGCTCGGGGTTCCTCTTGACGAGAGGCGGGCAGAGGTCCACACTTCCGGGTATTCGCAGTCAGTTTTCCACAGATTCGGTCAGCGAGGGTGCCTTACGGCCCGTCCGCGTCCACCGGCCCGCACTCGCGGCGGGACACCTTGAAGCAGGGGAACGAGCTATGACGCATCCAGACAGAGGCGCGCACGGGGCGGGGGAGTCCCGCCTGCAGACCGCCGAGGAGCCGCAGCGGAAGATGCCCCGGGAACTGGGCTGGTACGCCTCGTTCTCCGTGGCCTTCGGGTTCGTGTCGATCGCGACGGGCATCTTCACGACCTACGGCGCGGTCCTCGCGACCTCGGGTCCGCGCGGCATCTGGGCCTGGCCGATCGCCGTGGTCGGCCAGCTGACGGTGGCGCTGGTCTTCGGCGCCCTCGCCGCGCGCATCCCGATCAGCGGCTACTCGTACCAGTGGGTGTCGCGGATCGTGGGCCCGGTGTGGGGCTGGATCATGGGCTGGATCTCGTTCGCGTTCCTCGGGGTGGTCGTGGTCGCCGTGGACTACACGATCGCCTCGACGATCCTGCCGGAGCTGTTCCGGTACGTCGGCACCACGCAGAACGCGTGGGCGATCACGGCGGTGGTGGTCCTGCTCCAGGCGGTGCTGGTGGCCCTGTCGACGCGCAGTACGCACAAGGTCAACAGCGTCGCGGTCACCGTGCAGCTGATCGGCATGATCGCGCTGACGGTCCTGCTGTTCGCCGTCGGCGCCTTCACCGGCAAGCTGGACTTCGGCAACCTCTTCGACACGGCGTCCGTGCCCGCCGACGGCTACTACGCGCTGGGCGGCGCCACCGAGGCGGGCCCGTTCGCGCTGGCGTTCCTGCTCGGGGCCTTCACCATCGTCGGCTTCGAGTCGGCGGCGAACCTGGCCGAGGAGACCCGCGAACCTGCCCGTGTGATCCCCAAGGCCATGGTCCGCGCCGTCATCTCGCTCGGCGTGCTCGGCTTCCTGTTCCTCGTCGCGATCACCGCCGCGGCGGGCAAGGTGGCCGGAGTCGGCACCTCCGAGACCCCGGTGGCGACCGTGATCACCGCCGTACTGGGCTCGGTCGTCGGCAAGGTGCTGCTCGTTCTCGTCGTGATCTCGATCTTCTCCTGCGGACTCGTCATCACCCTCAGCGGAACGCGCCTGGTGTACGCGATGTCGCGGGACGAACGCTTCCCCGGCTGGCGCCTGTTGCGCCGCGTGGACCGGCGTACCGCCACGCCGCTGAACGCGTCCGTGTTCATGCTGCTCGTCGCGCAGGCCATCCTGGCGTTGTTCTCGCGTTCCACGGACGCGCTGTTCGAGCTGTTCTCGGCGGCCACGCTGCTGCCCGCCCTCATCTACGCCGGGACGATCGCCATGTACATCGCCAAGCGCAAGTCCCTTCCGCCGACCCGGGGTTTCGCACTCGGGCGCTGGGAGGTGCCGGTCCTGGTCGTCGCGAGCGTGTGGCTCGCGTACGAGCTGCTCATCTTCCGCGACGCCTCCTTCCGCGCGCCCTGGACGTACGTACTGGTGCTGTTCGCCATCGGCGCCGTCTACTTCGCCGGACTCCTCCGCCGGCGCGGCAGGCAGGGGCTGACCATGCCCGACATGGCCGACGTCGACCGCACGCTGGACGCCGCGGACGCCGCGGACGTCACCGCGGAGGGCAGCCCCCGATGACCACCGTCCTCGCCATCGACCAGGGCACCTCCGGTACCAAGGCCGTCGTCGTCGACTCCGCCGAGGGCACCGTCGCCGTCGCCGAGGAGACCGTACGCCCGGTCTACCTGCCCGGCGGGGGAGTCGAGCAGGACCCCGGCGAACTCCTCGACTCCGTCCTGAACACCGGCCGCAGCGCGGTCCGTACGGCCGGCCGCCCCGTCGACTGCGTCGCCCTCGCCAACCAGGGCGAGACGGTCCTCGCCTGGGACCCGGCCACCGGCACCCCGCTGTCCCCGGCGATCGTGTGGCAGGACCGCCGCGCCGAGGGCATCTGCCACGAACTGGCCGAGCACGCCGACCGCTTCGCCGCACGCACCGGTCTCGTCCTCGACCCGTACTTCTCCGCCCCGAAGATGGCGTGGCTGCGCCGCAACCTCACCCGCGAGGGCGTGGTCACGACCACCGACACGTGGCTGGTCCACCAACTCACCGGCGAGTTCGTCACCGACGCCACCACCGCCAGCCGTTCGCTCCTCCTCGACCTGGACACGGTCGCCTGGGACGGCGAGCTCGCCGGCCTGTTCGGCCTCGCGGACGAGCGGCTCCCGCGCATCGCCGCCTGCGACGAGATCGTCGGCACCACGCGCGCCTTCGGCGGCGCCGCCCCCGTCCCCGTGGCCGGTCTGATCGTCGACCAGCAGGCCGCACTCGTGGCGGAGAGCTGCCTGGAGGCGGGGACCGCGAAGTGCACGTACGGCACCGGGGCGTTCCTGCTGGCAAACACCGGCCGCAGCGCCGTGCGTTCCACCGCCGGGCTGACGACCTCGGTGGCCTGGCGCGCCCGCGGCCGTACGCCGTACTGCGTCGACGGGCAGGTCTACACCGTCGCCTCCGCCGTACGGTGGCTACAGGACCTCGGCCTCGTCGGCTCCGCCGCCGAACTGGACGCGCTGGCCGCCGCGGACGCCGAAGGCGTCCTGTGCGTGCCCGCGTTCGCGGGCCTCGCCGCGCCCTGGTGGGCGCCGGAGGCGACGGCCTCGCTCACCGGCATGACCCTCTCCACCCGGCCCGGGCACCTGGTCCTCGCCGTGCTCCAGGGGATCGCCGCACAGGTCGCCGAGCTGGGCCGGCTGGTCCAGGCCGACCTCGGCCGGCCCCTGACGCGGCTGCGCGCCGACGGCGGCCTGACCAACAGCGCCACCCTGATGCAGGCGCAGGCGGACATCGGCCAGCTCCCCGTGGACCTCTACCCCTCCGCGCACGCCACCGCGCTCGGCGCCGCCGCCATGGCCCGCTGCGCACTGGACCCGGCGCTCACCCTGGAGGACGCGGTGGGCGACTGGCGGCCCACGACCGTATACGAGCCCCGCTGGCCGGCCGACCGGGCCGAGGAATTCCGCACCACCTGGACGCGGGCCGCCGCCGCCCGCGCCGGCAAGGGAGAACACGCATGACACCCGCCACCCCACGGGCCCCTCACGCCGGCGTCCACGACGTCGCCGTCATCGGAGGCGGCATCGTCGGCGCGGCCATCGCACGGGAGCTGTCCGGCTACGAGCTGACCGTCGCCCTCGTCGAAGCCCGCGATGACGTCGGTGACGGCACCAGCAAGGCGAACACCGCCATCCTGCACACGGGCTTCGACGCCACACCCGGCACCCTCGAGTCCCGCCTCGTCGCCCGCGGCTTCCACCTGCTGTCCGAGTACGCCAAGGCCACCGGCATCCCCGTCGAGCACACCGGCGCCCTGCTGGTGGCCTGGACCCTCGAGGAGCTCGACGCCCTGCCGGGGCTGCGGGACAAGGCCGAGGCCAACGGCTACGCGCACTGCCGCCTCGTCGGCGCCGACGAGGTCTACCGCACCGTGCCCGGCCTCGGAGACGGTGTGCTCGGCGGGCTGTCCGTACCGGACGAGTCGATCATCTGCACCTGGACCACCAGCCTCGCCCTGGCCACCGACGCACAGCAGCGCGGCACCGACATCCTGCTGCGGCACTCGGTCACCGGCGTCGAGGCCCACGACGGCCACACCACGCTGACCACCACGGCCGGTGACGTACGCGCCCGCTGGGTCGTCAACGCGGCCGGGCTGGGCGCCGACCACATCGACCGGCTGTTCGGCCACGACCGGTTCACCGTGACCCCGCGCCGCGGCGAGCTGTTCGTCTTCGACAAGCTCGCCCGCCCCCTGGTCGACAAGATCGTCCTGCCCGTGCCCACCTCCCGCGGCAAGGGCGTGCTCATCTCACCGACCATCTACGGCAACGTCATGCTCGGCCCCACCGCCGAAGACCTCACCGACCGCACCGACACCGGGACTTCGGAGGACGGCCAGGCGTACCTGCTTCGCAAGGGGGAACAGCTCATGCCCCGTCTGCTGGCCGAGGAGGTCACCGCGAGTTACGCGGGTCTGCGGGCCGCGACGGAGCACGGCGACTACGTCATCGAAGCCACCCCGGAGCAGCGCTACCTCGTCGTCGGCGGCATCCGTTCCACGGGGCTGACCGCGGGCATGGCCATCGCCGAGCACGTACGCACCCTCCTGGCCGACGCCGGACTGGACCTGGAGAGCCGCGGCCGGCTGCCCGGCCCGCCGCACATGCCCAACATCGGCGAGGCCGCACCCCGCCCGTACGAGGACGCCGAACTCATCGCCGGGGACCCGGCGTACGGCACCATCGTCTGCTTCTGCGAACGCGTTTCCGAAGGCGAGATCCGCGACGCCTGCCACGCCCCCGTACCCGCCCGCGGCCTCGACGGGCTGCGCCGCCGCACCCGCGCCATGAACGGCCGCTGCCAGGGCTTCTATTGCGGCGCGGCCGTCGACGCCCTGTGCCGCCGGTACACCCGCGACGGCTGCGGCGACCGCGACGATGCGCCGACCGTGCCGACGGAGACGTCCGTGCCGACGGAGACGTCCGTGCCGACCGAGACGTCCGCGACGACCGTGCCGACCAGGCCCGAAGGACAACGATGAACCAGCACGCCAGCACCACGCCCGCCCCGTCCACGGCCGGAACCCCGCTGCTCACGCCCGACGTCCTCGTCATCGGCGGCGGCCCCGCCGGTCTCACCGCCGCCGCCGAGCTGGCCGGGGCAGGCGCCGGCCACGTCCTCGTCGTCGACCGCGAACCCGAGGCCGGCGGCATCCCCCGGCACAGCGACCACACCGGCTACGGGCTGCGCGACCTGCACCGTGTCCTATCCGGGCCCGCGTACGCCCGGCAGCTCACCGACCGGGCCACCGCCGCCGGCGCGGACATCCGCACCCGCACGATGGTCACCGGCTGGGCAGGCGACGGCGCCGCCGAGGTCACCAGCCCCGAAGGCCGCTTCCGCATACGGCCCCGCGCCACCGTGCTGGCCACCGGCGCCCGCGAACGCCCCCGCAGCGCACGCCGCATCCCAGGCGACCGGCCCCAAGGGGTGTACACCACAGGCCAGTTGCAGAACCTCGTCCACGTGCACCACCAGCCCGTCGGCAAGCGGGCCGTCATCGTCGGCGGCGAACTCGTCAGCTGGTCCGCGGCCGTCACCCTGCGCGAGGCGGGCTGCACACCGGCCCTCATGGTCAGCCAGTACGCCAGGGCCGAGTCGTACGCCGCCTTCAACGCCGCCGGCCGTACGGTGCTCCGCGTCCCCGTCGCCACCCGCACCCGCGTCACCCGCGTCATCGGCAAGGGCCGCTGCGAGGCCGTGGAGATCGAGCACCTCGACACCGGCCGGCGGCGTACGTTCGCCTGCGACACCGTCGTCTTCACCGGCGACTGGATCCCCGACCACGAACTCGCCCGCACCGCCGGCATCACCCTCGACGACGGCACCCTCGGGCCCGTCACGGACACCGCCCTGCGCACCAGCCGCGCGGGCACCTTCGCCGCCGGGAACCTGCTCCACCCCGTCGACACCGCCGACATCGCCGCGCTCGACGGGCGGCACGTCGCCGAACAGGTCATCCGGCACCTGCGCGGCCACCGGCAGCCGGAGGACGGCCTGCGCCTGGCCGCCGACGTCCCGTTCCGCTGGGTCGCTCCGCAGATCCTGCGCCCGTACGATCCGCCGCCCGCGCGCGGCCGACTGCTGCTGTGGACCGACGAGTTCGTGCGGTTCCCCCGGGTGACCGTACGTCAGGACGGCCGCGTCCTCGCCCGCCGTACGCTGCCCTGGCCGGCCGCGCCCGGGCGGGTCTTCCGCGTCCCCTCGGCGCTCCTCGACCGCGCCTCCGCCACGGGCGGAACGGTCCGCATCGGCCTCGACTGACCGGCCGCTCCCCGCCCCCGTACAGCTCCCGTACCGCTCCCGTACGCCTTGCGCGGGGGCGCGTACGGGCTGCGCCGACGCTTGTACAACGTTGGAATTCGCGCTATATACCTTTCTGTACGCCTGTGTTCGTGCATCACGCCGTGTGTCCGTCCAGAGCCTGATCGGCATCGTATGGAAGGTACGCCCGTGAGACATCCACTGCGCCGCAGACGCCGGCCGCTCCTGGCCGCGGCCCTGTGCCTCGTCGTCGCCATGGCCGGAATCGGCCCGGCCGCCGCCCGTCCGTCCGCCGACCGTGGCGGGAACTCCGAAGCCGAGCCGGAAGCCAAGGCCAAGGCCGAGACCGAATCCGAGACCAAGACCAAGACCAAGACCAAGGTCAAGCCCAAGCAGAAGGGCACGGCCGCCGGCCAGTTCCGCAATCCCGTCAACACCGGACCCGACCCGGCCCTCGTCACCCACGAGGGCCACTACTACATCGCGACCACCCAGGGCGACGCCCTGCGCATCTGGAGGTCGCCCAGTATCGCGACCCTGCTGACCGCCGAGCCGCACGAGGTGTGGCGCGACAGCGACCCGTCCCGCAACCGGCAGATCTGGGCGCCGGGCCTGTACAAGGCGACCGTGGACGGCGCCGAGCACTGGTACCTCTACTACACCGCGAGCGACGGCAACGACTCCGCGCACCGCATGTACGTGCTCGAGTCCGAGGGCTCCGACCCCCTCGGCCCGTACCACTTCAAGGCCAAGGTCGCCGACTCCGGCAACGACCGCTGGGCCATCGACGGCGAGCCCTTCGAGCACGACGGCAAGCTGTACTTCGCCTGGAGCGGCGAGCGTGACGACGGCGTACGCAACCAGCTGTTCCTCGCGCCCATGGCCAACCCCTGGACCCTCGGCGGCAGCCGCGTCCACCTGCCCGTCGACGGCAACTGCCCGGAGGTGCGCGAGGGTCCGACCCCCATCCGCAACAAGGACGGCCGTCTCTTCCTCACCTACTCCGCCTGCGACACCGGCAAGCCGGACTACGCGGTCTGGTCGAAGTCCCTGCCGCCCGGCGCGAATCCGCTCGACCCCGCCGCCTGGACGCAGGAGCCCGGGCCGCTCTTCTCGCGCAACGATGCCGCCGGTGTCTGGGGCCCGGGGCACCACTTCTTCTTCACCTCGCCCGACGGCACCGAGGACTGGA includes:
- a CDS encoding TRAP transporter small permease, which codes for MTGDEATPRQRARPAVLRRLSAAEAAVGGLLLALIFVLTLLQAAQRYLPGGGWVWTGELAQFGLVWLTFAMAGHLAARDGHVTLKVVDTVAGPRVLRLVGIFANLTVAVVCLNLAYEAYALVTDGSQQTSPALDMPLGWLYVIPLAGLLLTTVRSVVAVFLPEPETDDGPAVHAPAVHGAAPDAGPAEHEEP
- a CDS encoding zinc-dependent alcohol dehydrogenase encodes the protein MRAIVLTRPRRIEVAAGWPEPRPGAADVVVAVRAVGLCGSDLSVYDGTRPVPYLPWVMGHEGGGEIVAVGSAVTDRRAGQRVVVEPNYCCLACPGCRSGTTSACERRQSAGINVPGLLAERVAVPARFTWPVPATVPDEALACVEPLAVARSAVRRSDVGDGDACLVVGAGSQGLLVCQTLLAAGARAYVTDPHEGRLALAESIGAEPVDPARARGYATVFDTVGLPEAWETSQRAVATGGTVVMIGMGARPVPLSTMALARRQLVVRGSLIYDHPGDFAATLAALAADGGLAPGRVLHAETPPERAADAFAQARTAPGKSWINLTSWREDARDR
- a CDS encoding LacI family DNA-binding transcriptional regulator yields the protein MNSGRGGGRRPTIYDVARAAGVAASTVSRALAKPDRVSARTREHVREVAERLGYQTNPLARALPSGRTQTLALFVSDITNPHFFGIIRGAEHQARAAGCTLIVGDTEESPEVEARNIQRLGPSVDGFVIAASRMVDKRIRELAEGHRLTLVSRQVDGVASAIVDHAEGTRQIVEHLASLGHRSVVYLIGPRMSWPGVRRWHALAAAAHRFGMSAAKLGPFPPSVAGGAAAADAALGSGASAAVAHNDLMAIGMLRRFAQRGVRVPAEVSVVGYDDIFGADFCSPPLTTLAGPFEETGRTAVDMLLGMRDQEPAGAPHGQVVFPSHLVIRHSTGPAPAAGAPPRAGAR
- a CDS encoding DeoR/GlpR family DNA-binding transcription regulator translates to MLAAERHRRIVAELSRLDFVTTDHLTTLLRVSHETVRRDLALLEQRGELLRIHGGATTRQAPVGEEAPFTERTGAHAAEKESIGRAAAALVRPHQTVVIDVGTTALEVARALPADHTGVVATPSLLVAAEVSTRPGIDVLVSGGRLRPGDLACSNAQTVAFFGNLRADAAFIGSGGIAPYGLTDYHLDEVATKHAILDNTTTSYVLADSSKFGRTAAHRVCGLDGFDALITDQEADADLQAALTRAGTGVHVA
- a CDS encoding APC family permease, whose product is MTHPDRGAHGAGESRLQTAEEPQRKMPRELGWYASFSVAFGFVSIATGIFTTYGAVLATSGPRGIWAWPIAVVGQLTVALVFGALAARIPISGYSYQWVSRIVGPVWGWIMGWISFAFLGVVVVAVDYTIASTILPELFRYVGTTQNAWAITAVVVLLQAVLVALSTRSTHKVNSVAVTVQLIGMIALTVLLFAVGAFTGKLDFGNLFDTASVPADGYYALGGATEAGPFALAFLLGAFTIVGFESAANLAEETREPARVIPKAMVRAVISLGVLGFLFLVAITAAAGKVAGVGTSETPVATVITAVLGSVVGKVLLVLVVISIFSCGLVITLSGTRLVYAMSRDERFPGWRLLRRVDRRTATPLNASVFMLLVAQAILALFSRSTDALFELFSAATLLPALIYAGTIAMYIAKRKSLPPTRGFALGRWEVPVLVVASVWLAYELLIFRDASFRAPWTYVLVLFAIGAVYFAGLLRRRGRQGLTMPDMADVDRTLDAADAADVTAEGSPR
- a CDS encoding FGGY family carbohydrate kinase; its protein translation is MTTVLAIDQGTSGTKAVVVDSAEGTVAVAEETVRPVYLPGGGVEQDPGELLDSVLNTGRSAVRTAGRPVDCVALANQGETVLAWDPATGTPLSPAIVWQDRRAEGICHELAEHADRFAARTGLVLDPYFSAPKMAWLRRNLTREGVVTTTDTWLVHQLTGEFVTDATTASRSLLLDLDTVAWDGELAGLFGLADERLPRIAACDEIVGTTRAFGGAAPVPVAGLIVDQQAALVAESCLEAGTAKCTYGTGAFLLANTGRSAVRSTAGLTTSVAWRARGRTPYCVDGQVYTVASAVRWLQDLGLVGSAAELDALAAADAEGVLCVPAFAGLAAPWWAPEATASLTGMTLSTRPGHLVLAVLQGIAAQVAELGRLVQADLGRPLTRLRADGGLTNSATLMQAQADIGQLPVDLYPSAHATALGAAAMARCALDPALTLEDAVGDWRPTTVYEPRWPADRAEEFRTTWTRAAAARAGKGEHA
- a CDS encoding NAD(P)/FAD-dependent oxidoreductase — its product is MTPATPRAPHAGVHDVAVIGGGIVGAAIARELSGYELTVALVEARDDVGDGTSKANTAILHTGFDATPGTLESRLVARGFHLLSEYAKATGIPVEHTGALLVAWTLEELDALPGLRDKAEANGYAHCRLVGADEVYRTVPGLGDGVLGGLSVPDESIICTWTTSLALATDAQQRGTDILLRHSVTGVEAHDGHTTLTTTAGDVRARWVVNAAGLGADHIDRLFGHDRFTVTPRRGELFVFDKLARPLVDKIVLPVPTSRGKGVLISPTIYGNVMLGPTAEDLTDRTDTGTSEDGQAYLLRKGEQLMPRLLAEEVTASYAGLRAATEHGDYVIEATPEQRYLVVGGIRSTGLTAGMAIAEHVRTLLADAGLDLESRGRLPGPPHMPNIGEAAPRPYEDAELIAGDPAYGTIVCFCERVSEGEIRDACHAPVPARGLDGLRRRTRAMNGRCQGFYCGAAVDALCRRYTRDGCGDRDDAPTVPTETSVPTETSVPTETSATTVPTRPEGQR
- a CDS encoding NAD(P)/FAD-dependent oxidoreductase; translation: MNQHASTTPAPSTAGTPLLTPDVLVIGGGPAGLTAAAELAGAGAGHVLVVDREPEAGGIPRHSDHTGYGLRDLHRVLSGPAYARQLTDRATAAGADIRTRTMVTGWAGDGAAEVTSPEGRFRIRPRATVLATGARERPRSARRIPGDRPQGVYTTGQLQNLVHVHHQPVGKRAVIVGGELVSWSAAVTLREAGCTPALMVSQYARAESYAAFNAAGRTVLRVPVATRTRVTRVIGKGRCEAVEIEHLDTGRRRTFACDTVVFTGDWIPDHELARTAGITLDDGTLGPVTDTALRTSRAGTFAAGNLLHPVDTADIAALDGRHVAEQVIRHLRGHRQPEDGLRLAADVPFRWVAPQILRPYDPPPARGRLLLWTDEFVRFPRVTVRQDGRVLARRTLPWPAAPGRVFRVPSALLDRASATGGTVRIGLD
- a CDS encoding family 43 glycosylhydrolase; the protein is MEGTPVRHPLRRRRRPLLAAALCLVVAMAGIGPAAARPSADRGGNSEAEPEAKAKAETESETKTKTKTKVKPKQKGTAAGQFRNPVNTGPDPALVTHEGHYYIATTQGDALRIWRSPSIATLLTAEPHEVWRDSDPSRNRQIWAPGLYKATVDGAEHWYLYYTASDGNDSAHRMYVLESEGSDPLGPYHFKAKVADSGNDRWAIDGEPFEHDGKLYFAWSGERDDGVRNQLFLAPMANPWTLGGSRVHLPVDGNCPEVREGPTPIRNKDGRLFLTYSACDTGKPDYAVWSKSLPPGANPLDPAAWTQEPGPLFSRNDAAGVWGPGHHFFFTSPDGTEDWIAYHAKNTSAYTYDWRTTRAQRIGWTADGRPDLGVPVALGTPVDLPAGDPGPGTTALNDTDPQVTYTGNWNSGSQCGAQCFHGDDHWSEEAGATATIRFNGTRLALLSVKDTGNGIAAVSVDGGAEQRVDFHGSTRVGEQLQWVSPRLEPGEHTVTVRVTGEKNPESGAAFVSVDRAEVYP